One Nostoc sp. CENA543 genomic window, AAACTCCATCGCCTGGTTAGCCCATCGCCTCGCTAATCTCCACGACAACCAAGACGAAAAAATCTTTCATACCGTTGTTGTGATCACAGACCGCACTGTTCTAGACCAACAACTACAAAACACTATATATCAATTTGACCATAAAGCCGGAGTTGTGCAGAAAATTGACGAAGACACCCAACAACTCGCCACAGCCCTCAGCGACGGTGTACCGATTATCATTTCTACAGTGCAGAAATTCCCCTTTATTACTAAAGCCATTGAGACTTTAGGGAAAAAAGGTAAAACCATAGATATTACTACTAAAGATAAACGCTTTGCGGTGATTGTGGATGAGGCGCATGGTTCGCAAACGGGAGAAACCGCCCAAGAACTCCGCAAAATCTTAAATCAAGATGGGATAGAAGCAGCGATCGCATCCCAACTGCTAGAAGATGAATTAGAGGAAGATGACCTCAGTGATGAAGCCAAACAACAACTCCTTAAAGAACAACTCACCCGCACCAAACAACCAAACCTGAGTTACTTCGCTTTTACCGCCACTCCCAAACACAAAACCCAACTTGTATTCGACGAACCGGGAGAGAACGGCCAAGTTCCCTTTCATCTCTACACTATGCGCCAAGCGATTGAGGAAGGCTATATTAAGGACGTTTTAGCCAATTACACCTGTTACGACCGCTATTACGAACTTGTCCGCATATCTGAAAATGACCCTGACTTACCCCGTCGCCAAGCAGCTAAGGCGATCGCTCGATTTATTGAACTCCATCCCCACAATATCGGCCAAAAAGTTGAAATTATTGTAGAACATTTCCGCAACCATACCCGCCACAAAATTGGGGGTGGAGCTAAAGCAATGGTTGTCACCAGTTCCCGTGAACACGCCGTTAGATATAAACGCGCCTTCGATCAATACATTAAAGAAAAAGGCTATAGCGATATTAAATCCCTAGTTGCCTTTTCTGGTTCTATTACCCTGGATGAATTACCGGGAGAAAAATTTACGGAAGTCAACATGAATGGTGGGATAAAAACTTCTGAAATTCCTGATAAATTTGCCAGTGATGCCTATCAAGTGCTGCTTGTCGCTAACAAATTCCAAACCGGATTTGACCAACCATTACTGCATACTATGTTTGTGGATAAAAGACTTGATGGAGTCCAAGCCGTCCAGACTTTATCTCGCCTCAACCGTACCACCACAGGGAAAGAAGATACTTTCGTCTTAGATTTCGTCAACAAACCTGAAGATATCTACAAAGCCTTTAAACCCTACTACGAAGAAACTCCCGTTGGCGAAACCGCCGATCCACAACAATTAAATGACCTGTCTTACCAACTTTATGAATGGCAACTTTTCAGCCAAGACGATGTAAACCAGTGGTGTGAAATTTGGTTTCGCCCGAAAACCTCTCTTACTGGAAGCGAACACAAAAAATTAAATACATTACTAGACCCAATTATTGAAAATTATCAAGCTCTGCAAGACCCACAGAAAGAACAGTTTAAAACCCAACTAACCAGTTTCCGCAATCTCTACCTATTTCTGGCACAGATTATTCCTTATCAAGATTCAGAACTGGAAAAGCTTTATGCTTATGGGCGGTTTCTCCTCAAGAAATTACCCCGCAGTACCGAAGCACCAAAAATTGATTTATCTGGAGATATCGAACTAAAATTTTATCGTCTTGAGAAAATCAGTGAAGGAAAGATTGATTTAACCGAAGGTCAAGCAGAACCATTACGGGGTGCGATCGCCATTGGGACTCGTCAGCCAGATCAAGAAGTTCCCCTATCACAGCTTATCGACACCCTTAACGAACGTTTTGGTACTAACTTCACCCCAGCCGACCAACTCTTTTTTGAGCAGATTACCGAAACTGCGATCGCTAATGAGTCCATCAAGCAAGCGGCTCAAGTCAATACAAAAGAAAACTTTGCCCCCGTTCTCGAAAAGCATCTAGAAAATCTCTTTATCGAACGTATGGACGGTAACGAGAAAATCTTTATGCAGGTGATGAATAGCGAAGAATTTAAAGCTGTTGTGTTTGAGAAATTACTAGCTAGTATTTACGAGAGTATCAGAAGCGAACATTCA contains:
- a CDS encoding type I restriction endonuclease subunit R, which produces MHTEDKFEDIIERELLQISGYHQGKANDYDADTALFPREIINFIQRTQPTQWKRLANTSPDDAEKIVIDSLTKELKSRGMLDVLRNGFKCYGKTLQVAYFQPNTGMNPQTLALYEQNRLTITRQVKIKTGRIPDILLSINGLPIATIELKNPLTGQTYQNAIHQYRTERDPKDPLFAFKQRCLVHFAVDTEEVWMTTKVAGENTYFLPFNKGNHHGAGNPIGDNEEYRTSYFWLEVLQKDSLLDILARFLHIEIKETKIPTATGVNYQKKETLIFPRYHQLDVVRKLITHAKQYKAGHNYLIQHSAGSGKSNSIAWLAHRLANLHDNQDEKIFHTVVVITDRTVLDQQLQNTIYQFDHKAGVVQKIDEDTQQLATALSDGVPIIISTVQKFPFITKAIETLGKKGKTIDITTKDKRFAVIVDEAHGSQTGETAQELRKILNQDGIEAAIASQLLEDELEEDDLSDEAKQQLLKEQLTRTKQPNLSYFAFTATPKHKTQLVFDEPGENGQVPFHLYTMRQAIEEGYIKDVLANYTCYDRYYELVRISENDPDLPRRQAAKAIARFIELHPHNIGQKVEIIVEHFRNHTRHKIGGGAKAMVVTSSREHAVRYKRAFDQYIKEKGYSDIKSLVAFSGSITLDELPGEKFTEVNMNGGIKTSEIPDKFASDAYQVLLVANKFQTGFDQPLLHTMFVDKRLDGVQAVQTLSRLNRTTTGKEDTFVLDFVNKPEDIYKAFKPYYEETPVGETADPQQLNDLSYQLYEWQLFSQDDVNQWCEIWFRPKTSLTGSEHKKLNTLLDPIIENYQALQDPQKEQFKTQLTSFRNLYLFLAQIIPYQDSELEKLYAYGRFLLKKLPRSTEAPKIDLSGDIELKFYRLEKISEGKIDLTEGQAEPLRGAIAIGTRQPDQEVPLSQLIDTLNERFGTNFTPADQLFFEQITETAIANESIKQAAQVNTKENFAPVLEKHLENLFIERMDGNEKIFMQVMNSEEFKAVVFEKLLASIYESIRSEHS